Proteins encoded in a region of the Vicia villosa cultivar HV-30 ecotype Madison, WI linkage group LG5, Vvil1.0, whole genome shotgun sequence genome:
- the LOC131607095 gene encoding uncharacterized protein LOC131607095, with product MIYYRYGLIWISTTLVFVLALLGNLATYLMQRHIDNTTSWNFDVNFVHTAAWSIYGYVIVVPLAYYFFLQYMGSNANLIRFWCMWGYSLTIFILSSFLLLIPVGILRWIIIVLAGFASAIFVALNLRSFLGSDLSLTVIATFVLQIALAVFIKVQFFG from the exons ATGATTTATTACAGGTATGGGCTTATATGGATCTCAACAACATTGGTTTTTGTACTTGCCTTACTGGGTAATCTTGCAACATACCTTATGCAAAGACATATAGACAACACTACTTCATGGAACTTTGACGTTAACTTTGTGCATACGGCTGCGTGGTCGATATATGGCTATGTGATAGTTGTCCCATTGGCATACTACTTTTTCCTTCAGTATATGGGTTCAAATGCTAATCTTATACGGTTTTGGTGCATGTGGGGGTATTCCCTCACCATTTTCATCTTGTCCTCT TTTCTATTGCTTATTCCGGTTGGGATTCTTCGGTGGATTATAATAGTCCTCGCTGGTTTTGCCTCAGCTATCTTTGTTGCTTTGAACCTTAGATCCTTTTTAGGAAGTGATCTTTCGTTGACTGTAATTGCAACATTTGTCTTGCAAATAGCTTTGGCCGTCTTCATCAAAGTTCAGTTCTTCGGATAA
- the LOC131602110 gene encoding uncharacterized protein LOC131602110, with product MAREFSEEWKSLFPVGGSTVSPLLFSDPHSIGPIFFNPNPNSLTHLFSSTIPSLSLPHHLLTERYLVSSDPSILPSTASSIATLFDSPIQVIDHNVSQFLHNRIHLLKCRDSPNVVILFPTGANDESIGFFMLCVKDSLLETRLDVKGNVFRASTGSKSRIFRMSVNPVTDSELGGASDSSLVIGYLLASSLYSVCWFTVNHNLNMHSPSMSYLGTSKVFKETVVHACWSPHILEESLVLLESGQLFLFDLESQGSMNVFKGTRLRVPWSDWTGSEENKAWLSCEFSWHPRILIVARCDAVFLVDLRLKECSVTCLMKIETLRMYATNVNERFLALSRAGPDDFYFTVASSSLLVLCDVRKPLMPILQWKHNIDEPCYMNVLSLATLRSHSKVDNFKLASEMGFCIILGSFWNFEFNVFCYGPAVPFRKGSITSKLSKISTTFCAWELPSEVNLSNHECHCGICLFREDLSKDALPEWVDLQLKKEMVLGFGILSNDLASLLCEPDEHGGFTLVRITSSGRFELQRYHASWSLARILEGRHEADLCTESHLLHPRSVKENKSAELHYLKLDYLRAYANGNLAQILTTKLDKAYSNDQEEAPFSLEVHELLCKKLNACGLGHSRSSPAITSIFNDVKLPASFHEVALRKLWTDLPLELLQLAFMSYSECREINGFNQTRVPLEFLAVPDLPQLPPFFSRKPSPHSDNDIVGPVIPFPALLVINEVRYGYSDLGSDGFSVEAELDLKYKEVMQVANEIAASSHSSMPPDDHAVSLAEENEDPWADSSKPKPFSTYRPIALTFSGTDSVQRKCSSTNNIYESFIFHVSEKSCKQTESESVGAEMFDDLCPIEMRFDAPEKKFEDQSLKAYTYLKKKMSRWHEEFDLY from the coding sequence ATGGCAAGAGAATTTTCAGAAGAATGGAAATCGCTATTCCCAGTAGGTGGATCCACTGTATCTCCTCTTCTTTTCTCTGATCCTCATTCCATTGGTCCAATCTTCTTTAACCCTAACCCTAACTCACTCACCCATCTTTTCTCTTCCACAATCCCCTCTCTTTCGCTCCCACATCATCTCTTAACAGAACGCTACCTTGTATCCTCTGACCCTTCCATTCTCCCTTCCACTGCTTCCAGTATTGCTACTCTCTTTGATTCTCCCATTCAAGTAATCGACCACAATGTTTCTCAATTCCTTCATAACCGCATTCATCTCCTCAAGTGCCGGGATAGCCCTAATGTTGTTATTCTCTTCCCAACCGGTGCAAACGACGAGAGTATCGGGTTTTTTATGTTGTGTGTTAAGGACTCGCTGTTGGAAACTCGGCTTGATGTTAAAGGTAATGTTTTTCGAGCTTCTACAGGTTCAAAGAGCCGAATTTTTCGGATGTCAGTTAATCCGGTTACTGATTCTGAACTTGGAGGGGCCTCTGATTCTTCTCTTGTTATTGGGTATTTGTTGGCTTCTTCGCTTTATTCAGTTTGTTGGTTTACTGTGAATCATAATTTGAATATGCACAGTCCTAGTATGTCTTATTTGGGAACAAGTAAAGTGTTTAAGGAAACTGTTGTGCATGCTTGTTGGAGTCCTCATATACTGGAAGAGAGTTTGGTTTTGTTAGAAAGCGGCCAgctgtttttgtttgatttggAGTCTCAAGGTTCCATGAATGTTTTCAAGGGGACTAGGTTGAGAGTACCATGGAGTGATTGGACCGGTTCGGAAGAAAACAAGGCTTGGCTTAGTTGTGAGTTTAGTTGGCATCCGAGGATTTTGATAGTTGCACGTTGTGATGCTGTTTTTTTAGTTGATTTGAGATTGAAAGAATGCAGTGTGACTTGTTTAATGAAGATTGAGACATTGCGGATGTATGCTACTAATGTAAACGAACGGTTTCTTGCCTTGTCAAGGGCTGGTCCTGATGACTTTTACTTCACTGTGGCTTCCAGTAGTCTTTTAGTTCTGTGTGATGTAAGGAAGCCTTTGATGCCAATATTGCAATGGAAGCATAACATTGATGAACCATGTTACATGAATGTGTTAAGCTTGGCTACGTTAAGATCTCACTCAAAGGTAGATAATTTTAAGTTGGCTTCTGAAATGGGGTTTTGCATTATCTTGGGATCATTTTGGAATTTTGAGTTCAATGTATTCTGCTATGGACCTGCAGTTCCATTTCGGAAAGGTTCTATTACTTCCAAGCTTTCGAAGATTAGCACAACATTCTGTGCTTGGGAGCTTCCATCTGAAGTCAATTTATCTAATCACGAGTGTCATTGTGGAATTTGTCTGTTTAGAGAAGACTTGTCGAAGGATGCACTTCCTGAGTGGGTTGATTTGCAGCTAAAGAAAGAGATGGTTTTGGGATTCGGCATTTTAAGCAATGACCTTGCTTCCTTACTTTGTGAACCAGATGAGCATGGTGGTTTTACATTAGTAAGGATAACGTCGTCAGGAAGGTTTGAATTACAGAGATATCACGCCTCATGGTCTCTGGCTAGAATATTGGAAGGTCGCCATGAAGCAGATTTATGTACCGAGTCACACTTGCTACATCCCAGGAGTGTTAAGGAAAACAAATCTGCAGAACTTCATTACCTAAAATTGGATTACCTTCGTGCTTATGCAAATGGTAATCTTGCTCAAATCCTTACTACGAAATTAGACAAGGCCTATTCAAATGATCAAGAGGAGGCTCCTTTTAGTTTAGAAGTTCATGAATTATTGTGTAAGAAATTAAATGCTTGTGGATTGGGCCATTCAAGATCATCTCCTGCAATTACTTCTATTTTTAACGACGTCAAGCTACCGGCTAGCTTCCACGAGGTTGCCTTAAGAAAACTGTGGACTGACTTGCCTTTGGAGCTACTACAGTTAGCATTCATGAGTTATTCTGAATGTCGTGAAATCAATGGATTCAACCAAACCAGGGTACCTTTGGAATTCTTAGCTGTTCCAGATCTTCCTCAGTTGCCTCCGTTCTTTTCTAGAAAACCATCACCCCATAGCGACAATGACATTGTTGGTCCAGTTATTCCTTTCCCTGCTTTACTTGTGATTAATGAAGTTCGCTACGGGTACTCTGATTTGGGAAGTGATGGATTTTCAGTAGAAGCAGAGCTtgatctcaaatacaaagaagtAATGCAGGTGGCTAATGAGATTGCTGCTTCATCTCACAGCTCTATGCCTCCTGATGATCATGCAGTCTCCCTTGCTGAGGAGAATGAGGATCCCTGGGCTGATTCTTCAAAACCAAAACCTTTTTCGACATATCGTCCAATTGCCTTGACTTTCTCTGGCACAGACAGTGTACAGCGAAAGTGTTCTTCTACCAATAACATTTATGAAtcatttatttttcatgtttcGGAGAAGTCCTGCAAGCAGACTGAATCTGAATCTGTTGGAGCAGAGATGTTTGATGATCTTTGCCCAATTGAGATGAGGTTTGATGCTCCTGAGAAGAAGTTTGAAGACCAGAGCTTAAAGGCATACActtatttgaaaaagaaaatgtcTCGGTGGCATGAAGAATTTGATTTGTATTAA
- the LOC131605216 gene encoding delta-1-pyrroline-5-carboxylate synthase-like, which yields MYMLICLISEVHNVLVLDVTSAQLLVTDNDFRDKEFRKQLSETVKSLLSLKVIPIFNENDAVSTRRAPYEDSSGIFWDNDSLSALLALELKADLLILLSDVDGLYNGPPSDPQSKLIHTYVKEKHQNEITFGDKSRVGRGGMTAKVTASVHAADAGIPVIITSGNTAENLTKILQGQRIGTLFHKDAAKWVPLKEVDVREMAVAARDCSRRLQAASPEERKQILLNIADALESHQKEIRIENEADVAAAQEAGYEKSLVARLGLKNEKIAGLANNIRIIANMEDPIGQILKRTELAEGLILEKTSSPLGVLLIVFESRPDALVQIASLAIRSGNGLLLKGGKEAKRSNAVLHKVITEAIPDNVGSKLIGLVTSRAEIPELLKLDDVIDLVIPRGSNKLVSDIKNSTKIPVLGHADGICHVYVDKSANLEMAKQNVLDAKTDYPAGCNAMETLLVHKDLVEKGWINSIIVDLRTEGVTIYGGPKASSLLNIPLAHSLHHEYCSLACTIEIVDDVYAAIGHINRYGRHVTHIS from the exons ATGTACATGCTAATCTGCT TGATATCTGAGGTTCATAATGTTCTTGTG CTGGATGTGACATCTGCGCAGCTTCTTGTTACTGACAATGATTTTAGAGACAAAGAGTTTAGAAAGCAACTTTCCGAAACTGTGAAATCACTTCTATCGTTGAAAGTTATTCCAATATTCAACGAGAACGATGCAGTTAGTACTAGGAGAGCTCCATACGAGGATTCTTCTGGCATATTTTGGGATAACGACAGTTTATCGGCTTTGCTGGCCTTGGAATTAAAAGCAGATCTTCTTATTTTGTTGAGTGATGTAGACGGTCTTTATAATGGCCCTCCAAGCGATCCTCAGTCAAAGCTCATTCACACATACGTTAAGGAAAAGCATCAAAATGAAATTACTTTTGGAGATAAGTCTAGGGTGGGAAGAGGTGGGATGACCGCGAAAGTAACAGCTTCTGTTCATGCAGCCGATGCCGGCATTCCTGTTATCATTACCAG TGGTAACACAGCTGAAAATCTCACTAAAATCCTCCAAGGACAGCGTATCGGTACCCTCTTCCATAAAGATGCGGCCAAGTGGGTTCCATTAAAAGAGGTTGATGTACGTGAAATGGCAGTTGCAGCTAGGGACTGTTCCAGACGGCTTCAG GCCGCATCTCCGGAAGAAAGGAAACAAATTTTGCTAAATATAGCTGATGCCTTGGAATCGCATCAGAAAGAGATCAGGATCGAAAATGAAGCTGATGTTGCAGCAGCTCAAGAAGCGGGATATGAAAAATCATTAGTTGCTAGGCTGGGTTTAAAGAATGAGAAG ATTGCAGGCCTTGCCAACAACATACGAATTATTGCAAACATGGAAGATCCAATTGGTCAGATTTTAAAACGAACCGAG cttGCAGAGGGGCTAATTTTGGAGAAAACATCATCTCCTTTGGGAGttcttttaattgtttttgaGTCTCGCCCCGATGCACTAGTACAG ATAGCTTCCTTGGCAATACGAAGTGGGAATGGGCTTCTCTTGAAAGGAGGAAAGGAGGCTAAGCGATCAAATGCAGTTTTGCACAAA GTAATTACGGAAGCTATACCAGATAATGTTGGTTCAAAACTTATTGGACTTGTGACATCAAGAGCAGAAATACCCGAGCTACTTAAG TTGGATGATGTAATTGATCTGGTGATTCCAAGAGGCAGCAACAAACTTGTTTCTGATATCAAAAATTCGACGAAAATCCCTGTTCTAGGTCATGCTG ATGGAATTTGTCATGTCTATGTTGATAAATCTGCAAATTTGGAGATGGCTAAGCAGAATGTACTCGATGCAAAAACAGATTATCCAGCAGGATGCAATGCCATG GAAACACTTCTTGTTCATAAGGATTTGGTAGAGAAAGGCTGGATTAATAGTATTATCGTCGACTTGCGGACAGAAG GCGTTACGATATATGGAGGACCCAAAGCAAGTTCTCTATTAAATATTCCACTTGCTCATTCATTACATCACGAGTATTGTTCGTTGGCTTGCACTATTGAAATCGTGGATGATGTTTATGCAGCTATTGGTCATATAAACCGTTATGGAAGGCACGTCACTCATATTTCTTGA